Below is a genomic region from Mucilaginibacter auburnensis.
TATACAACTGGCGCACGCGGGCAGAAAGGCAAGTCACGAAGTGCCATGGAAAGGCAACGCGCAACTGCTTCCGGACGATCCGCACGGCTGGCAAACTTACGGACCAAGCGCAATACCTTTCAGCGAGGGACAAGAACCGCCCATTGAGCTGGATAAAGCCGGCATTGAAAAAGTAAAGTCAGATTTTAAAGCAGCAGCCAAACGCGCTTTGGAAGCTGGTTTTAAAGTGATAGAGCTACATGGCGCGCACGGTTACCTGCTGCATCAATTTTATTCGCCTATCAGCAACCAACGTACCGATGAGTATGGTGGTAGCTTTGAAAACCGCATCCGTTTATTGCTGGAGGTTATTGATGTTGTGCAGGAAGTCTGGCCTGCAGAAAATCCGCTGTTTGTGCGACTTTCTGCAACCGACTGGACCGAGGGTGGATGGGACGTTAACGACTCAATTAAACTGGCAGAAATACTAAAAAATAAAGGCGTTGACCTGATAGATACTTCTACAGGCGGCAACATTTTGGCGCGCATTCCACTTACCCCCGGTTACCAGGTGGAGTATGCCGATGCGGTACGCAAAACAGGCATCCTTACAGGCGCTGTTGGCTTGATAACCACGCCTCAGCAAGCCGAAGAAATTTTGCAGGAAGGTAAAGCCGATATGATATTTATGGCCCGCGAGTTTCTGCGCGATCCTTATTTCCCATTACATGCCGCACACGCCCTTGGCGATGATGTGAAATGGCCAAGCCAATACGAGCGTGCTAAGCCGCGTGTTGTGCACGGTAGCTAACAGCGCGCTTTAAACATTAAGGCGTATTATGGGTTAGGATGGTAATGACTACGCGATTACCATCCTATCTTAACTTTAACCATGCCACTTACGCCTGGCAACCGGATGTTGACTACCGCAAGCATCCTGATCTTTACCGTGTTGGCAAAGGCGAACAAGGTGTGCTGATCTGCGAACCTTACAAAAGTGAGATAGGTCAGCACTGGCGTTTTAAAACAGTTGAAATCGCTGAGAAGAGCAGCACGGTAATACTCAAGATGTTTGAAGACTATCTGGCAGCTAACGATTTTGTTGGCGCTGATATGGCCCGCAAATTTTTGCAGATGGGCTATACACGTGCCCGCAGGTACGCCAACTACAAAGGCGGCAAAAAGTATGATGCCGAACACAATTACGCACAGTTAGAACGCGGCACCGGCGACCCCGAAAAGGCGAAAGCAGCAGCCATATTTTACGAGAAATACAAAACTGCCGAAGCCAACCAACAATACGCCGCAATGAAAAAGCATTGGAAGCATGAAAGGGGTTAAAAAGCAGGATCTGCCGCAAAAGATCTGTGCGGTTTGCGGTAGGCCATTTAGCTGGCGCAAAAAATGGGAGAAGGTTTGGGATGAAGTAAAATACTGTTCAGAAAAATGCAAACGCAGCAAGAACCTTTAATACTTACCCTGCAACTAGATGCCCAAAGCGAAGCGTTTTTTAATGAACAGCGCCAACGCTACTTTCCGCCGGAGCGTAATTTTTTGAATGCGCACCTCACTTTATTCCACCAGCTGCCAAACACAGATGAAACAAGGGAATACTTTGAAAGTATAACCCAAGCGCCATTTAAATTGCAGGTTACCGGGCTAATGAGCTTAGGCGGAGGTGTGGCGTATAAGATTGAAAGTGCTGCATTGCTTGGTCTTCGCAAAACTTTGGCGGATCATTTTATAGAGGTATTGATACCGCAAGACAGGCAAGGTTTTCGTCCGCATATTACTGTACAAAACAAAGTGTTACCCGAGCAGGCTAAAGAGTTATTAAATAACTTGCAAGAGCAGTTTCAGCCCTTTAAAGCAGAAGCCCTCGGTTTAAACTTATGGGCCTATTTAGGCGGCCCGTGGCGGCATGATGCTTATTACGCTTTTAAATAACTCCATAAACAGCGAAAGCCACCCAAACGGTGGCTTTCATTGTTTTAAACTATAATTTTACAATTCGGCGTCGTCGTAGCGCTCTTTGTCATCAAGGTAGCCGTGGCTATTGTAACGACTGCCATCCTGCTCTTGCTGACTGCTGTTCCTCCTTGTGGCGCCTTCCTGTTGTTCCTGGTGGTTGCCGTGGTTAATATGCTGTTTCTTGCTGTTCTGTTCTTGTGAGTTCAAACGCTGGTTTTGCTCCTCACTGTTTCTCATGTTATTATTCATAATGTAGAATTATTTGGTTATGAATAACATACGTAAACCATAATGGTTTGTATTTAGCCCTCGCGTACA
It encodes:
- the namA gene encoding NADPH dehydrogenase NamA, whose amino-acid sequence is MSHLFSPIKIKNVEFKNRLVVSPMCEYSAEDGFANNWHLVHLGSRAVGGAGLIITEATAVSPEGRISYADLGIYMDEHIPLLKEITDFIHEHGSVAGIQLAHAGRKASHEVPWKGNAQLLPDDPHGWQTYGPSAIPFSEGQEPPIELDKAGIEKVKSDFKAAAKRALEAGFKVIELHGAHGYLLHQFYSPISNQRTDEYGGSFENRIRLLLEVIDVVQEVWPAENPLFVRLSATDWTEGGWDVNDSIKLAEILKNKGVDLIDTSTGGNILARIPLTPGYQVEYADAVRKTGILTGAVGLITTPQQAEEILQEGKADMIFMAREFLRDPYFPLHAAHALGDDVKWPSQYERAKPRVVHGS
- a CDS encoding DUF4385 domain-containing protein, which translates into the protein MTTRLPSYLNFNHATYAWQPDVDYRKHPDLYRVGKGEQGVLICEPYKSEIGQHWRFKTVEIAEKSSTVILKMFEDYLAANDFVGADMARKFLQMGYTRARRYANYKGGKKYDAEHNYAQLERGTGDPEKAKAAAIFYEKYKTAEANQQYAAMKKHWKHERG
- a CDS encoding DUF2256 domain-containing protein, which gives rise to MKGVKKQDLPQKICAVCGRPFSWRKKWEKVWDEVKYCSEKCKRSKNL
- a CDS encoding 2'-5' RNA ligase family protein; the encoded protein is MQTQQEPLILTLQLDAQSEAFFNEQRQRYFPPERNFLNAHLTLFHQLPNTDETREYFESITQAPFKLQVTGLMSLGGGVAYKIESAALLGLRKTLADHFIEVLIPQDRQGFRPHITVQNKVLPEQAKELLNNLQEQFQPFKAEALGLNLWAYLGGPWRHDAYYAFK